From Cellulophaga lytica DSM 7489, a single genomic window includes:
- a CDS encoding CASTOR/POLLUX-related putative ion channel produces MKNSFSERLNYKAERFLSKGGSSIFKSLLIIFIIVFIFLVGLRLLLINLFPSLDYTGNVFRDIWVTFLEMTDPGNMNQDNEAPTFLKVLTVLSGLTGVILLSMLIGFITTALDTMLYDFRKGRGKVIENNHTIILGWNERVVDVIRELILANESESKASVVILSNTDKEEMDNLITKRLPDMMTTEVITTQGDYANINELKRINLESARSIIILASCSESATLSKKKASDVQSVKSILAITACQNGKNELPIIAEIFTKEKRDIISFFEDDNIIAIDSWNIMGKLLIQTSLTSGLDSVYKEILSFDGCEIYFYEDEWNNVPFGELSYYLKDGIPLGIYTQEEGLVLRPPLNTVLANGDSVVILAEDDSTISFEGKQHFFPNRDKKIIDVRLEQKKKRILILGWHKVAEVFIEEATDYLLEGSDFDILFDNPTDELTEVVTEIKGLYPDFNINLHNSNPLDLHKLEEIKPASYDTVVILSQSMEEQSADKIDSDTLIILLLLRKLVETADGLHIITQVLNSENQEIITQTNVDDFIISNKLITMILAQLSEEALMKTFYDDIFSEDGSEIYVKPATLYFDTFPQKISFADAIFCAQQRDEICLGIRKGNLSKSLNDNFGITLNLSKNAEIELLENDFLIVLSEDEL; encoded by the coding sequence ATGAAAAACTCTTTTTCTGAACGCTTAAATTATAAAGCAGAACGTTTTTTAAGCAAAGGAGGCTCATCAATATTTAAGAGTCTTTTAATTATTTTTATTATTGTATTTATATTTCTTGTTGGACTGCGTTTATTGCTCATAAATCTTTTTCCAAGTTTAGATTATACTGGAAATGTTTTTAGAGATATTTGGGTTACTTTTTTAGAAATGACAGACCCTGGAAATATGAACCAGGATAATGAAGCGCCTACATTTTTAAAAGTACTAACGGTTTTGTCTGGTTTAACAGGTGTTATTTTACTGTCTATGCTAATTGGTTTTATTACTACGGCTTTAGATACTATGTTGTATGATTTTAGAAAAGGTAGAGGTAAAGTTATAGAAAACAACCACACTATTATTTTAGGATGGAATGAGCGTGTTGTAGATGTAATTAGAGAGTTAATTTTAGCAAATGAGAGCGAGTCTAAAGCTTCTGTAGTTATTTTATCTAATACAGATAAGGAAGAAATGGATAATTTAATTACCAAACGTTTGCCAGATATGATGACAACAGAGGTAATTACTACACAAGGAGATTATGCCAATATTAATGAGCTTAAGCGTATAAATTTAGAGTCTGCCAGGTCTATAATTATACTTGCTAGTTGTTCTGAAAGTGCTACGTTAAGTAAAAAGAAAGCTAGTGATGTACAATCTGTTAAATCTATTTTGGCAATAACTGCTTGCCAAAATGGTAAAAATGAACTGCCAATTATTGCAGAGATTTTTACAAAAGAAAAAAGAGATATTATAAGCTTTTTTGAAGACGATAATATTATTGCTATTGATAGCTGGAATATTATGGGTAAACTTTTAATACAAACTTCTTTAACCAGTGGTTTAGACTCTGTTTATAAAGAAATTTTGTCTTTTGATGGTTGTGAAATATATTTTTATGAAGATGAATGGAATAATGTTCCTTTTGGTGAGTTAAGTTATTATTTAAAAGATGGTATTCCGCTTGGTATTTATACCCAAGAGGAAGGTTTGGTGTTAAGGCCACCGTTAAATACCGTACTTGCTAATGGAGATTCTGTGGTAATTTTAGCAGAAGATGATTCTACTATTTCTTTTGAAGGAAAACAACATTTTTTTCCTAATAGAGATAAAAAAATTATAGATGTTCGTTTAGAACAAAAGAAAAAAAGAATTTTAATTTTAGGATGGCATAAAGTAGCCGAAGTTTTTATAGAAGAGGCTACAGATTATTTGTTAGAAGGTTCTGATTTTGATATTTTATTTGATAATCCTACAGATGAGTTAACAGAAGTTGTAACAGAAATAAAAGGTTTGTATCCAGATTTTAATATCAATTTACACAACTCTAACCCTTTAGATCTACATAAGCTTGAAGAAATTAAACCTGCCAGTTATGATACCGTTGTAATATTGTCTCAGAGTATGGAGGAGCAATCTGCAGATAAAATTGATTCTGATACTTTAATTATTTTGCTTTTACTACGTAAACTAGTAGAAACCGCAGATGGTTTACATATTATAACGCAAGTTTTAAACTCAGAAAATCAAGAAATTATTACGCAAACTAATGTAGATGATTTTATAATTAGTAATAAGCTAATTACAATGATTTTAGCGCAGTTAAGTGAAGAAGCTCTAATGAAAACTTTTTATGACGATATTTTTTCTGAAGACGGAAGTGAAATTTATGTAAAACCAGCAACACTTTATTTTGATACTTTTCCGCAGAAAATAAGTTTTGCTGATGCTATTTTTTGCGCACAACAAAGAGATGAAATTTGTTTAGGAATACGAAAAGGTAACTTAAGTAAGAGTTTAAATGATAATTTTGGTATCACTTTAAATTTATCTAAAAACGCAGAAATAGAATTGTTAGAAAATGATTTTTTAATTGTTTTGTCTGAAGACGAATTGTAA
- a CDS encoding M28 family peptidase yields MKKLAFIALALAISCNSTQKTTGEKKTEKAVEANPETYGKTITEAELKAHLYTYASDEFEGRETGKPGQKKAIEYIKKEYVGLGIKPAKADGNYFQDVPLEISKLPTGSLSVNGKEYKLGEDYVATSAATGDYTNVVYVGYGIDEENYSDYKNLDVADKIVVAKVGEPKNEDGTYVVSGSTKKSLWSNASEALAKRVEVAKEKGATGIIFYDESNYPRYQQYFAQMQKSGRERISPKPATPNKFATILVNSSLANAIVANIATDNTPKVVSTTLNVDLKSGNKDVKSENVVAYIKGSEKPNEYLVISSHLDHIGVSADGQINNGADDDGSGTVALLEIAEAFKKAELDGNGPKRSVVFLHVTGEEKGLLGSQHYTDVDPIFPLENTVANLNIDMVGRIDPKREGDRNYIYLIGSDKLSTELHNLSEEVNKKYTNVVLDYTYNDENDPNRFYYRSDHYNFAKNNIPIIFYFNGTHDDYHQPSDTPDKINYDLLENRTRLVFYTAWEIANRANRLVVDKATE; encoded by the coding sequence ATGAAAAAACTAGCATTTATAGCCTTAGCTCTGGCTATAAGCTGTAATTCTACTCAGAAAACTACAGGAGAAAAGAAAACGGAAAAAGCTGTAGAGGCCAATCCAGAAACTTATGGTAAAACTATTACTGAAGCCGAATTAAAAGCTCACTTATACACGTATGCATCTGACGAGTTTGAAGGACGTGAAACAGGTAAACCAGGACAAAAGAAAGCTATAGAGTACATAAAAAAAGAATACGTAGGCTTAGGTATTAAACCTGCAAAAGCAGATGGTAACTATTTTCAGGATGTTCCCTTAGAAATTTCTAAGCTTCCTACAGGTTCACTTAGCGTTAACGGTAAAGAATATAAATTAGGAGAGGATTATGTTGCTACAAGTGCTGCTACTGGCGACTACACTAATGTTGTATATGTTGGTTACGGTATAGATGAAGAAAACTACTCTGATTACAAAAACTTAGACGTTGCAGATAAAATTGTTGTAGCTAAAGTTGGTGAGCCTAAAAATGAAGACGGTACATATGTAGTATCTGGCTCTACAAAAAAATCTTTATGGAGTAATGCTTCTGAAGCTTTAGCAAAACGTGTAGAAGTTGCTAAAGAAAAAGGTGCCACAGGTATTATTTTTTATGATGAAAGCAACTACCCAAGATACCAACAATATTTTGCTCAAATGCAAAAAAGTGGTAGAGAAAGAATTTCTCCTAAACCAGCTACACCTAACAAATTTGCCACTATTTTAGTTAATAGTTCTTTAGCAAATGCTATTGTTGCAAACATTGCTACAGACAACACTCCTAAGGTTGTTAGCACTACTTTAAATGTAGATTTAAAAAGTGGAAACAAAGATGTTAAGTCTGAGAATGTTGTAGCTTACATTAAAGGTTCTGAAAAACCAAATGAATACCTTGTAATATCTTCTCATTTAGACCATATTGGTGTATCTGCAGACGGACAAATTAATAATGGTGCTGATGATGATGGTTCTGGAACTGTTGCTTTATTAGAAATTGCTGAAGCATTTAAAAAAGCAGAATTAGATGGTAATGGCCCTAAACGTTCTGTTGTATTTTTACATGTAACTGGTGAAGAAAAAGGTTTACTAGGATCTCAACACTATACAGATGTAGACCCAATTTTTCCTTTAGAAAACACTGTTGCCAACCTTAATATTGATATGGTTGGTAGAATAGATCCTAAGCGTGAAGGAGACAGAAACTACATTTACCTTATTGGTTCTGATAAATTAAGTACTGAATTACATAACTTATCTGAAGAAGTAAACAAAAAATACACAAACGTTGTTTTAGACTATACTTATAATGATGAGAACGACCCTAACCGTTTTTACTACAGAAGTGACCACTACAACTTTGCAAAAAATAATATTCCAATTATTTTTTATTTTAATGGTACTCATGACGATTACCACCAACCGTCTGATACGCCAGATAAAATTAACTATGACTTGTTAGAAAACAGAACTAGATTGGTTTTTTATACAGCATGGGAAATTGCAAACAGAGCAAACAGATTAGTTGTAGACAAAGCTACAGAATAA
- a CDS encoding tetratricopeptide repeat-containing sensor histidine kinase, with protein MPSEIKNKVYFLTNKKLFFKLVFTCILLFSCTINASEGKTPKVSNDIVPKDTIYVNTLNNRAKRLRFYNSDSLLSLANEALKLSEQLEYSYGISNALLHTANYYSDAGNSKKANKLYNQALEESKKINDSHLQLSIMNNFAQSYYYFGDYANSLAIYLEGVELAEKSNNNRMLSVMNENIANLYSAQKDYDQALLFLEKSLKLNLTLKNDFNSAKTLCNYAYLQSEIGNINNAMFNINKSISIFEEYNNIRWIAKSYRVKGDIYLKQKKYEWAIRWYDQSFHLYDQIKNNRDKLTLLSGLAYAHFGNNNTDTAELYALTAYNNSKELNSIKNLESAADILYKINKHKKDFEKSLFFHELYEKVTDSLSRNENKRSLLMLQTKIERDKQKETKEVVDKLENAKLRSAIYIGSSILIIWAIITFMMSRSRKAHKKLNTELQLKQVVLENREEELQEINETKDKLFSIIAHDLRGPIGALLDVLKMMKSGDLAITEFRDFVPKLIKDVDHISFTLNNLLSWGQTQMNGATTNTTLAELNTLAENNINLLAETAKKKNITLINEIPENTIIFSDPNQIDIVIRNIISNALKFTPKGGKITIDAQEKYQFIEVTIKDTGIGMSEEDLSKVFASNQSHTTFGTDNEKGTGLGISLSKEMVENNGGNLWAKSKLGKGTIFYFTVPKGEDNYQYTL; from the coding sequence ATGCCTTCAGAAATTAAAAACAAAGTGTATTTTTTAACTAACAAAAAGCTGTTTTTTAAGTTAGTTTTTACGTGTATACTACTTTTTAGCTGTACAATAAATGCTAGCGAGGGCAAAACTCCCAAAGTTAGTAATGATATAGTGCCTAAAGACACTATATATGTAAACACTCTAAATAATAGAGCCAAAAGGTTACGTTTTTACAATTCAGACAGTTTATTAAGTTTAGCTAATGAGGCTTTAAAACTTAGTGAACAGTTAGAATATAGCTACGGAATAAGCAATGCCTTGCTACACACCGCAAATTATTACTCTGATGCCGGAAATAGTAAAAAGGCTAATAAATTATACAACCAAGCATTAGAAGAAAGTAAAAAAATAAATGATAGCCATTTACAGCTATCTATTATGAATAATTTTGCACAGTCTTATTATTACTTTGGAGATTATGCAAATTCTTTAGCCATCTATTTAGAAGGTGTAGAACTGGCAGAAAAAAGCAACAACAACAGAATGCTTTCTGTTATGAATGAGAACATTGCTAACCTCTACTCTGCCCAAAAAGATTATGACCAAGCCTTACTATTTTTAGAAAAGTCTTTAAAACTTAATTTAACTTTAAAAAACGATTTTAATTCTGCAAAAACATTATGTAACTATGCCTATCTACAAAGTGAAATAGGAAACATTAATAACGCAATGTTTAATATTAATAAAAGTATAAGCATTTTTGAAGAATATAATAACATAAGATGGATAGCCAAATCATACAGAGTTAAAGGAGATATCTATTTAAAGCAAAAGAAATATGAATGGGCCATTCGTTGGTATGATCAGAGTTTTCATTTATATGACCAAATTAAAAACAACAGAGATAAATTAACCTTATTGAGCGGATTGGCGTATGCCCATTTTGGCAACAACAATACAGATACAGCAGAATTATATGCACTTACAGCTTATAACAATTCTAAAGAACTTAATTCTATAAAAAACTTAGAAAGTGCTGCAGATATTTTATACAAAATAAATAAACATAAAAAAGATTTTGAAAAATCACTTTTCTTTCACGAATTATATGAAAAAGTAACCGACTCATTATCCAGAAACGAAAACAAGCGCAGCTTGTTAATGCTACAGACAAAAATAGAAAGAGATAAACAAAAAGAAACTAAAGAAGTAGTAGACAAGTTAGAAAACGCTAAACTAAGGAGTGCTATATACATAGGTTCATCTATTTTAATAATATGGGCTATTATTACATTTATGATGTCTAGAAGTAGAAAAGCGCATAAAAAGCTTAACACAGAGTTACAGTTAAAACAGGTTGTTTTAGAAAATAGAGAGGAAGAATTACAAGAAATTAATGAAACCAAAGACAAGTTATTTTCTATAATTGCACATGACCTAAGAGGACCAATTGGCGCCTTGTTAGATGTATTAAAAATGATGAAATCTGGTGACTTAGCCATAACTGAATTTAGAGATTTTGTACCTAAATTAATTAAAGACGTAGACCATATTTCCTTTACCCTAAATAACCTATTATCTTGGGGGCAAACACAAATGAATGGTGCTACTACCAATACAACCCTAGCAGAATTAAATACACTAGCAGAAAACAATATAAATTTATTAGCAGAAACCGCTAAAAAGAAAAACATTACATTAATTAATGAAATCCCAGAAAATACTATAATTTTTTCTGACCCCAACCAAATAGATATTGTTATTAGAAACATAATTAGTAATGCGCTTAAGTTTACACCAAAAGGAGGCAAAATAACAATAGACGCCCAAGAAAAATACCAATTTATTGAAGTTACTATTAAAGATACAGGTATTGGTATGAGTGAAGAGGATTTAAGCAAAGTATTTGCTTCAAATCAAAGTCACACTACTTTTGGTACTGATAATGAAAAAGGTACTGGTTTAGGAATTTCTTTAAGTAAAGAAATGGTAGAAAATAATGGTGGAAATTTATGGGCAAAAAGTAAATTAGGAAAAGGAACTATTTTTTATTTTACCGTTCCTAAAGGAGAAGACAATTATCAATACACCCTATAA